The proteins below come from a single Drosophila busckii strain San Diego stock center, stock number 13000-0081.31 chromosome X, ASM1175060v1, whole genome shotgun sequence genomic window:
- the LOC108606321 gene encoding glycerol-3-phosphate acyltransferase 3 — protein MWLMLLLLPLALPLSCALLCSCSACLCQRYVELLEHLFSYSSQQLQALQRQQPAIDEYLREEQQHRLQFPRALAQLGQAKRGRTPAELGARIGQCCDLIAEGLQLVLEDEVTPRFAAAAPPAGEWNLLTRNLRQQKRQLSWRLQLLWLLSLLLRYTLLVPLRCLGIGGCILLVTLLTALLGQLPNRCSWKRSLVQRVLRQCFLLSTCFIPVVRRIHNAQHRPQFGICVCNHTSPLDVIVLMCDVHYSLTGQRQDGILGIIQRALVRASPHLWFERSALLDRQALCQALRLHAADSNEPPILLFPEGTCINNTAVMQFRKGGFAICNVVYPVALRYDRRFGDAFWDSTRCSMLRYLLLIMSSWSITCDVWYMPPHQRLPSESALDFSRRVKAAIAAQAGIDDLPWDGNLKRSNPVRDWQ, from the coding sequence ATGTggttaatgctgctgctgctgccgcttgcgcTGCCGCTCAGCTGCGCGCTGCTGTGCAGCTGCTCGGCCTGCCTCTGCCAGCGCTATGTGGAGCTGCTGGAGCATCTGTTCAGCTACAgctcgcagcagctgcaagcgctGCAACGCCAGCAACCGGCAATCGATGAATATTTGCGCGAGGAGCAGCAACATCGCTTGCAATTTCCTCGCGCATTGGCGCAGCTGGGTCAGGCCAAGCGCGGCCGCACGCCCGCTGAGCTGGGGGCGCGCATTGGACAGTGCTGCGATTTGATTGCCGAGGGACTGCAGCTGGTGCTGGAGGATGAGGTGACGCCGCGTTTTGCTGCCGCAGCGCCGCCCGCTGGGGAATGGAATCTGCTGACGCGCAATTTGCGCCAGCAGAAGCGACAGCTCAGCTGgcgactgcagctgctctggctgctgtcgctgctgctgcgctacacgctgctggtgccgctgcgctgcttgGGCATCGGCGGCTGCATTTTGCTGGTGACGCTGCTCACCGCGCTGCTCGGTCAGCTGCCGAATCGCTGCAGCTGGAAGCGCTCGCTGGTGCAGCGTGTGCTGCGTCAATGTTTTCTGCTCTCCACCTGCTTCATTCCGGTGGTGCGGCGCATTCACAACGCCCAGCATCGGCCACAGTTTGGCATCTGTGTGTGCAATCACACGAGTCCACTCGACGTCATTGTGCTGATGTGCGATGTGCACTACTCGCTCACTGGACAGCGCCAGGACGGCATCCTGGGCATCATACAGCGTGCGCTGGTGCGCGCCTCGCCTCATCTGTGGTTCGAGCGCAGTGCGCTGCTGGATCGCCAGGCGCTGTGCCAGGCGCTGCGTCTGCACGCCGCCGACAGCAATGAGCCGCCCATTCTGCTGTTCCCGGAGGGCACCTGCATCAATAACACGGCCGTCATGCAGTTCCGCAAGGGCGGCTTTGCCATCTGCAATGTCGTCTACCCAGTCGCCCTGCGCTATGATCGTCGCTTTGGCGACGCCTTCTGGGACAGCACACGCTGCTCGATGCTGCGCtatttgctgctcattatGTCCTCCTGGTCCATCACCTGCGACGTCTGGTATATGCCGCCGCATCAGCGTCTGCCCAGCGAATCGGCGTTGGACTTTTCGCGACGCGTCAAAGCGGCAATTGCCGCTCAAGCCGGCATCGATGATCTGCCCTGGGATGGCAACCTGAAGCGCTCCAACCCTGTGCGCGACTGGCAATAG